The window CCAGAAGGGTGACGGCGCCGCTCAGATCCTGCTTGTCGTAGGTCCCGAACAGGGGGGAGCGGTCCGGCGGGACGTGGCGCCGGCACCACCGGTAATGTACCAGGGCGGCCGCGGCCAGCGCGGCGCTGGGGACCGTTCCGGCCAGGGGCGATAAGGGGAGGCCGTTGGCCAGGAAAGGGAGCGCCAGGGAAACGACGGCGTAGATCTGGAGCAGGTAGGAGGTGGCCCGGATCGCGCCGCTCCCCCATCGGTCCGAGAGGACGGCCACGCCCACGGCCGCGGCCGCCAGCACGGGGGCGGCGGCCAACCCGCTGCCGAGGGCGGTGGGAAGAGCCAGCGCCAGGAGGGCGCTCCCGGCAAAGACGAAGGAGTTGGTGCCGGGGGCTCCCTCGACTCTTCGCATCGCGAGCCAGAAGGCGGCCCCGAAGTGGAGGAGGGCGAACAGGATCGCCACCAGGCTGAGCGCGAGGGCGCTTCCGTCGCCCTCGTTCACGACCACCCGGGCGGCCAGGTACAACCCGACGGCGTTGATCGTGGGAAGGCAGAAATCGAAGACGGAGAGCTTCCCGCGTCGGCTCCGGACGATCCCCAGGAGAGCGATCGCCAGGAACGCGACGCCGACGGCCGCCAGGACCGGCAGGAACCACTCGGGGGCCAGGGTCGGGGCCGGGTCGTTCTTGCGGGCGGCGACAGCCGCGAGCCGCATCCCCCAGAGAAGGAACATGGCCAACGTGACGAGGAGCACGGTCCAGCGGAGCCAGCCGCAGCGCCTCAAGGTCCCCGCGTAGTACCCCAGCAGGTTGGCCGTGAGGAGGACCATGAACAGGTACGGGAAGAACGGATCGGGGTAGTCGATGGCCGCGCCGGCCAGGCACATCCCGAGGGTGCCGACCGATACCGGCAGAAAAACCGAGAACTGGCGGCTGACGAACGCCAGGGCGGCGCCGGTGGCCATCAGCGTCCAGTAGGCGGGAACGAGGGGGAGCGACCCGAACCGGGCGTGGGTCTCGACGACGATGCTCGACATCAGAATCGCCCCGCAGGCGACGAACACCGGAGCCAGGGAACTGCTCCGGCGGTACTGGTACCATCCGGCCACCATGAGCGCCGCGGCGTAGCCCATGCCGAGCCCCATGCCGAGGAGCGGGTTGACGATGCCGTTGTCGGTGATGGTCCGCAGGATCAGCGCGAAAACCATCAGGAAACAGAGCGTCGCCAGGCGGGGGAAGAGCGACGCCCGGCCCGCCCAGTGGATCACCTCGTCGGAGAGGCTGTCGGACTCCCCGGCGGCTGGCGTGACCGACGGCTTTCCGGGGCGCCCGGGACCCGCCGACGGGAGGATCGTCCCCCGGCGGGGTTCGGAGGGCGCCGCCGATCGCTCCGGGATGGCCGT is drawn from bacterium and contains these coding sequences:
- a CDS encoding DUF2339 domain-containing protein, whose protein sequence is MRSEYLTVEEKVDRLNEQIEGLNRRVADLEGRLATAIPERSAAPSEPRRGTILPSAGPGRPGKPSVTPAAGESDSLSDEVIHWAGRASLFPRLATLCFLMVFALILRTITDNGIVNPLLGMGLGMGYAAALMVAGWYQYRRSSSLAPVFVACGAILMSSIVVETHARFGSLPLVPAYWTLMATGAALAFVSRQFSVFLPVSVGTLGMCLAGAAIDYPDPFFPYLFMVLLTANLLGYYAGTLRRCGWLRWTVLLVTLAMFLLWGMRLAAVAARKNDPAPTLAPEWFLPVLAAVGVAFLAIALLGIVRSRRGKLSVFDFCLPTINAVGLYLAARVVVNEGDGSALALSLVAILFALLHFGAAFWLAMRRVEGAPGTNSFVFAGSALLALALPTALGSGLAAAPVLAAAAVGVAVLSDRWGSGAIRATSYLLQIYAVVSLALPFLANGLPLSPLAGTVPSAALAAAALVHYRWCRRHVPPDRSPLFGTYDKQDLSGAVTLLAALTGSFFLLRSIAWWILLPVGPGGPDAFQCTQSVIINLAALGLGLYAFRARNREIRNVAILVIAVGAVKSTSDLLGTKGVPLVFSVFSFGLAAATQSITLSRWQKPSPATAAGSRAPDEESASAPDEEGAPALGE